One Hydrogenophaga crassostreae genomic region harbors:
- the mltA gene encoding murein transglycosylase A produces MVHHTINSNRNKAPSASRNNSSMNRSGWSKGRWALVSVIVGSLVACASGPEPDAPIDGGPQTDTSPLPPAIARNGSRWTPVRWAELPGWGADSLHEAWNAWVLGCERPAAGQERLCAEARPLAIASAAEQLAWVQRRFQPYRVDEPDGTRPSGLLTGYYEPILNASRLPTATHRTPLYGPPAGLRNGQNWYTRKDIDTRADVQAQLRGRELAWLANPIDALVLQIQGSGRLNITEPDGRQRQVRLAFAGHNGHTYQSVGRWLLDQRAIRDASWEGIRDWAARNPSRLNEMLWANPRTVFFREEALTDFSAQLGPRGAQGVPLTPGRSIAVDPKSIPYGTPVWLATQGSALNAQRLVMAQDTGGAIVGAVRADLFTGWGSWTDPAYLEASTLKQPLQLWVLWPRSGR; encoded by the coding sequence ATGGTCCACCACACGATAAACAGCAACAGAAACAAAGCGCCCAGCGCTTCAAGGAACAACAGCAGCATGAACAGATCGGGATGGAGCAAAGGGCGCTGGGCCCTGGTGAGCGTCATTGTAGGCAGCCTGGTGGCCTGTGCATCGGGCCCGGAGCCCGATGCACCGATCGATGGCGGGCCTCAGACCGATACCAGCCCGCTGCCGCCGGCCATCGCGCGCAACGGCAGCCGCTGGACGCCCGTGCGCTGGGCCGAGCTGCCCGGGTGGGGTGCCGACAGCCTGCACGAAGCCTGGAACGCCTGGGTGCTGGGTTGCGAGCGCCCTGCTGCCGGCCAGGAGCGCCTGTGTGCCGAAGCCCGCCCTCTGGCCATCGCCAGCGCCGCCGAGCAGCTGGCCTGGGTACAGCGCCGCTTTCAGCCCTACCGTGTCGATGAACCCGATGGCACCAGACCCAGCGGCCTGCTCACCGGTTACTACGAACCCATTCTGAACGCCAGCCGCCTGCCCACCGCCACCCACCGCACGCCGCTCTATGGGCCTCCGGCGGGCCTGCGCAACGGCCAAAACTGGTACACCCGCAAAGACATCGACACCCGGGCCGATGTGCAAGCCCAGTTGCGTGGCCGTGAACTGGCCTGGCTGGCCAATCCCATCGACGCATTGGTGCTGCAGATTCAGGGCTCAGGCCGCCTCAACATCACCGAACCCGATGGCCGCCAGCGCCAGGTGCGCCTGGCCTTTGCCGGCCACAACGGCCACACCTACCAGAGCGTGGGCCGCTGGCTGCTCGATCAGCGCGCGATTCGCGACGCGTCGTGGGAAGGCATTCGCGACTGGGCCGCGCGCAACCCCTCGCGGCTCAACGAAATGCTCTGGGCCAACCCGCGCACCGTGTTCTTTCGTGAAGAGGCGCTGACCGATTTCAGCGCCCAGCTGGGGCCGCGCGGCGCCCAGGGCGTGCCGCTCACGCCAGGCCGTTCGATCGCGGTTGACCCCAAGAGCATTCCCTACGGCACACCGGTGTGGCTCGCCACGCAAGGCAGCGCGCTCAACGCACAGCGCCTGGTGATGGCGCAAGACACCGGTGGCGCCATCGTGGGCGCGGTGCGCGCCGATTTGTTCACCGGCTGGGGCAGCTGGACCGATCCGGCCTACCTGGAAGCCTCAACCCTCAAGCAGCCATTGCAACTGTGGGTGCTGTGGCCCCGTTCGGGCCGGTGA
- a CDS encoding carbon-nitrogen hydrolase family protein — translation MKVAAIQMVSGISLDANLSEALRLLRQAAQAGAELAVLPEYFCFMGNKDEDKLLLAEQPGLGTVQDFLSDVARDLKLWVVGGTLPMAVDDPTHAANASLAYNPKGKCVTRYDKIHLFRYDNGREAYDESVVLQAGDTPEAFELSDRSGQTWRVGMSVCYDLRFAELYKALAAQILLVPSAFTYTTGQAHWEVLLRARAIENQAFVIASAQGGEHENGRRTWGRSMVIDPWGEVMAMHAVGPGVAMADIDMARLNGVRQQLPALQHRRL, via the coding sequence ATGAAAGTAGCCGCCATTCAGATGGTCTCTGGCATCAGCCTTGATGCCAACCTCAGTGAAGCCCTGCGCTTGCTGCGCCAGGCCGCGCAGGCCGGTGCCGAACTCGCCGTGCTGCCCGAGTATTTCTGCTTCATGGGCAACAAAGACGAAGACAAGCTGCTGCTTGCAGAACAACCCGGTCTGGGCACCGTGCAAGACTTCCTGTCCGACGTGGCGCGTGATCTCAAGCTCTGGGTGGTGGGCGGAACGCTGCCCATGGCCGTGGACGACCCGACCCATGCCGCCAACGCCTCGCTGGCCTACAACCCCAAAGGCAAGTGCGTCACCCGCTACGACAAGATCCACCTCTTTCGCTACGACAACGGCCGCGAAGCCTACGACGAATCGGTCGTGCTGCAGGCGGGTGACACGCCAGAGGCCTTCGAGCTGAGCGACCGCTCGGGCCAGACCTGGCGCGTGGGCATGAGCGTTTGTTACGACCTGCGCTTTGCCGAGCTTTACAAGGCGCTGGCCGCGCAGATTTTGCTGGTGCCCTCGGCCTTCACCTACACCACGGGCCAGGCCCATTGGGAGGTGCTGCTGCGCGCGCGGGCCATTGAAAACCAGGCCTTCGTGATCGCCAGCGCGCAGGGGGGTGAACACGAAAACGGCCGCCGCACCTGGGGCCGCAGCATGGTGATCGATCCCTGGGGCGAGGTGATGGCCATGCACGCCGTGGGGCCGGGTGTGGCCATGGCCGACATCGACATGGCCCGCCTCAACGGCGTGCGCCAGCAACTGCCTGCCCTGCAGCACCGGCGGCTTTGA